From the genome of Parabacteroides sp. FAFU027:
GAATGACCTCCCTGATTGACATGCCCACTATTCTGTTTTTCCTTGGCATTTTGATGTCGGTTGCCGCGCTCCAATCCGCAGGTCAGTTAGGTGATATTGCCGGATTTATCGACACTCACGTCAAAAGCCCGTTTATTGTCAGTTTCATCCTCGGGGTCATGTCTTCATTTATAGATAATGTCGCGTTGGTGGCAGGTACGATGGGCATGTATCATGTCATACCGGCAGCGGACGCAATAACACAACATCTTCATTACTTTGTGGCAGATGGCGGATTCTGGACGTTCATTGCTTACTGTGCAGTAAACGGAGGAAGCCTCCTCATTATCGGGTCTGCTACGGGTGTTGCCGTGATGGGGATGGAGAAAATCACCTTCGGGTACTACCTGAAATACTTCTCCTGGCTGGCGACCCTCGGATATATCGCCGGAGCATTAACCTACGTCTATCTTTAAGACATCCGAAAATAATCACCATAACCGAGGGAAAAGTCTGTTTTGAATTGTTATAACGGATAAAGAATTGTTCACAATAACACGCCCGTTATGAATTCAGGACTTTTCACCTCCTTCTTCAGCGGAATACTTTCTCTTGGTATTGGAGAGATTATCATGCTATTGGTCGGTGCTACGCTTATCTACCTGGCCATCAAAAAGAACTATGAACCGGCCCTGCTTCTCCCAATCGGATTCGGTACACTCATGGCCAATATCCCTTTCTCCTCCGCTGTCGGCCATGACGGAGCATTGACGGTATTTTTTAATGCAGGAATTATCACCGAAATATTTCCCCTCTTAATATTCGTTGCGGTAGGTGCCATGATTGACTTCACACCGCTGTTCCGGAATCCGATGCTATTGCTTTTCGGTGCGGCTGCCCAGTTTGGCATCTTCATGACGATGGCCTTTGCAACGTTGCTGGGATTCGACCTCAAGGAAGCCGCCTCAATCGGCATTATCGGTGCAGCAGACGGGCCAACTTCCATTTATGTGGCGACCCGTTTTGCCCAAAATCTACTCGGACCGATATCTGTTGCAGCTTATTCTTATATGGCGCTTGTTCCCATTATTCAACCTCCCATCATCAACGCACTAACGACCAAACAGGAGCGTATGATCAGAATGACGGGGCATTGCCGGCCTATTTCCAAAACGACGCTGATTCTCTTTCCGATTATCGTTACTGTGATTGCCGGATTAATTGCACCCACTTCGGTCGCGTTGATTGGCTTTCTGATGTTTGGGAATCTGATTCGGGAGTGTGGGGTATTGAATTCACTTTCGAAATCTGCCCAGAATGAACTGGCAAATCTGGTCACCATCCTGTTGGGTATTACCATTGCCTCAACCATGACAGCCGATTCTTTTTTAAAAGTAGATACACTGATGATTCTCGGGCTGGGGTTGTTTGCGTTCATATTTGATACAGCCGGTGGGGTTCTCTTTGCCAAACTTTTAAATCTTGTTCTACCCAAACACCTGAAGGTTAACCCGATGGTGGGTGCAGCAGGAATATCTGCCTTTCCGATGTCTGCCCGTGTTATTCAAAAGATGGGGCAGGATAATGACCCGAATAACTACCTACTGATGTATGCAGCCAGCGCCAATGTAGGCGGTCAAATCGGGTCGGTCATTGCCGGAGGTATTATCCTGGCTATCATCCCTTTGCTTAGCTAACCTTTAATCAGATATAAGATGGTTATGATACTCGACAACTTTTTCAAAGCGCTGACAGCAACCGCGATAGGAATGTTGAGCATTTTTATCTTTATGCTGCTGTTTTACCTGGTGATAGTATTGCTGGAGAAGTATTTTCCGGGAAAGAAAGAAGAACAAAAAGGCTAAATCAGCTTTTCCCAAAGCAAAAAGCGGGAAAGAACTATTCGTTCGATCCCGCTTTTTTAGAGATTGTTTAAGCAACTATTATTTCCGGTAAATATCCAGGCACTCTACCGTAAATCCTTCGATAAACTGAGCATGCCCCTGAACGGCGGCTTCTCCGAAATTGATGTAAACCTCTGCTGACTTGCGGAAATCCTCACAGCGTGAGGCATCGTGCAGCAGCAGATATCCCATAATAATATGGCCGGCCATCTCCACCATACGGCGGGCATGGAAGTCGATAAACTCATTATCCCCTACGGCTTTGACATCCTCTACCGTCTTTTCAAAAGCATTAGTCATTGCAATCAAACGGGTGCGGAGGCTGGTCAGTTCCGGTGCAATCTCCTGTGTCTCATAATCGCGAATCATCGCCAGATAAGAGCCGGTAGTTACATGGCGAATGGCTGCCACGACCTGAAGCTGTGTTGTACCTTCATAAATAGAGGTAATGCGGGCATCGCGGTAGATGCGTTCGCAGGCATAATCCTTCATGAAGCCTGAGCCACCGTGAATCTGAATACAATCGTAGGCATTCTGGTTGCAATACTCACTGGCCATTCCTTTGCCCAGCGGCGTGCAAGCATCAGCCAGCTTTTGATATTTCTTCATTTCGTTGCGCTCTTCCGGAGTCAGTTTGCGCTCACGGGCAATATCTTCCAGCGTTTTGTACATATCCACAAAACGGGTAGTTTCATAAAGCAACGAACGGGTAGCGTCCAGTTTTGCTTTCATGATTGAAAGCATTTCATAAACAGCAGGAAACTCAATGATGGATTTTCCAAACTGCTTACGCTCTTTGGCATAAGCCAACGCTTCACGATAAGCCGATTCCGAAACGCCGACAGACTGAGCCGTGATTCCCAGACGGGCACTGTTCATCAACGCCATTACGTATTTGATAAGTCCCATTTTACGGTCGCCACAAAGCTCGGCTTTTGCATTACGGAACACCAGCTCGCAAGTAGGCGAACCTTTGATACCCATTTTATTTTCAATACGACGCACAGTCACACCGCCATCGTATTTATCATAAAGAAACATGGAAAGACCGCGACCATCTTTGGTTCCGTCTTCCGAACGGGCCAGTACGAGGGAAATGTGTCCGTCACCGTTAGTGATGAAGCGTTTCACACCATTGAGATACCAGCATCCATCCTGCTCGCTGTATGTGGCTTTGAGCATTACAGCCTGAAGGTCTGATCCTGCATCCGGTTCTGTCAGGTCCATTGCCATCGTTTCACCGGCACATACGCGTGGGAGGAATTTTTTGCGCTGATCGTCATTGGCAAATTCGTAAATTGTCTCGGCACAGTCCTGCAAACCCCAGATATTTACAAAACCGGCATCGGCACGGCTCACCATATCAGCCGCCATGATGTATGGGACAAGAGAAAAGTTCATACCGTTATAACGGCGAGGCAGGGAAATACCCATCAGGCCGGCCTTTACCAATGCATCGAGGTTTTCCTTAGTACCTTTGGCATACACTACACGACCATCCACCACGTGTGGACCTTCCTGGTCAATACTTTCGGCATTAGGCGCGACAATATCACCGCAGATTTCGCCGACAATGTCAAGGACTTTTTCGTAACTGTCCATGGCATCTTCAAAATCCATAGGGGCATAATCAAATTGCTGCGCATCGGTATAGTTACGCTCGCGCAACTCCACGATTCTCCGCATCAGCGGATGATCCAGGTGGTGTTTTAAATCGGGATTATCGAGATAGAAGTTCATTGTTTTATTTCTTTAAGGAGTTTTAGGGAGTAAAAGGAGTTTTAGGGTAAATCCCCAAACCGCACATATTACTTTTGATGAAAATGTTTATTTACTGTTTTTCTTGTAATACTTGATCATCTTCGGAATCACCTCTTCCACCGTGCCGTTGATTACATAATCAGCAATGGTGTTGATCGGCGCATTTTCATCATTATTTATAGCTATGATAATAGAGCTCTCCTGCATACCAGCAATGTGCTGGATTTGGCCGGAAATACCACAAGCGATGTACAGTTTCGGACGGACAGTCACTCCCGTCTGGCCAATCTGTCGGTCATGGCCGGCATATCCGGCATCAACTGCAGCACGTGATGCGCCAACTTCTCCCCCGATTGTTGCAGCCAAATCATACAGCAACTGGAAATTCTCTTTCGAACCTACCCCGTAACCTCCGGCTACAATGATAGGAGAAGCTTTCAGATTCACTTTTGACTTCTCTATATGACGCTCGATCACATCCACCACAAAGTCGGCATCTGATACATATTTTGCAACGTCCAGTTTGACCACTTTGCCCTTGTGCTGAAGGTTGAAAATCTCTTTTCTCATCACCCCTTCACGTACGGTTGCCATCTGCGGACGACACTCCGGATTGATAATCGTTGCTACGATATTTCCACCGAACGCAGGACGGATCTGATAAAGCAGGTCTTTGTAAACTTTATTTTCCTTCTTCTCTTCATGGTCCCCGATTTCGAGCGCAGTACAATCGGCAGTCAGACCGCTGTGCAATGCTGAAGAAACGCGTGGTCCCAGGTCACGGCCAATGCTGGTCGCTCCCATCAGGCAGATTTGTGGTTTCTGTTCTTTAAACAGGTTGACCAAAACCGAAGTATGAGGAAGGGAGGTGTACGGATAAAGACGGGAATCGTCTGCCAGATAGACTGTATCGGCTCCGTAAGGGAATATCTGGGATTCTATCCCTTCGAGTTTCGAACCAATCACAATCGCTTCGAGCTTGCATTTGAGTTGGTTGGCCAGGCTGCGTCCTTTTGTCAGCAGTTCCAGACTGACATCAGCCACGATGCCGTCTTCTATTTCGCAATATACAAATAAGTTATTCATTGTTTGAGGAGTTTAGCTATGATGAAATCATCCAATAGTATGGTTGGCAATCAGGTCATACATCAGGATATCAATATCTCGGTCAGACGGAGAAATCACGAGACTTTCCTTCGCCTGAAAGACCACATTCTCGATCTTTTTCACCTTAGTGGGCGATCCCGACAGACCAACCTGCTCCAGTTCGGCATTCACATCAGCCACTCCCCATTCTATAAGATTGAGATACGGACGGTTGTCAAACAAATCCGTGTAATCGACATTCATATTCTGCTTTTCAGTCACGGTCTTGGCATACTTGTACTTCTGAATCAGCTTCGCATTGCGCGGGCGACATTCCGGCGCAGTTCCGTTTACCGTAATCAAAATCGGTAATTTGGCTTCCACGACTTCTACACCTCGTTCCAGACGTCGTTTCACCCGAATTTTATCGGCATCAACAGACTGGACTTCTTCAGCATAAGTAATTTGCGAAATACCCAACTTCTCTGCCACCTGTGGTCCTACCTGTGCTGTGTCGCCATCAATAGCCTGACGACCGCAAATGATCAGGTCATATTCACCCAACTTCCGGATGGCACAAGCCAACGCATAGGAAGTCGCCAACGTATCGGCACCGGCAAAAGCCCTATCGGTAAGCAAAATGCCACCATCAGCACCGCGGTAAAGCCCCTCACGAATGATATCGGCTGCGCGTCCCGGCCCCATAGTCAGCAAATGAACGGTTGTACCCGGGTGTTTTTCTTTTAACGCTAAAGCCTGTTCGAGCGCATTCAAATCCTCAGGATTGAAAATGGCAGGAAGCGCGGCACGATTTACTGTACCGTCGGCTTTCATGGCATCCTTTCCCACATTTCGTGTATCAGGCACCTGTTTTGCTAAAACAATGATTTTCAAACTCATTGATCGAATTTAGTTTTAAAGATTAATATAAGTGTGTTTTCAAAAGACATGTAAAAAAAGAGGCTTAAACCTCTTTGAAAATTTCCCCGACTGTCGGATGCGGGAAAACGGTTCGTTGCCACTGTGAAAGGGTCAGGCCATGCTCAATGGCCATTCCCGCCAAAGCAATAATTTCAGAAGCCGGATTTCCGAAAATGTGAACACCCAGTATCTTTTCATTCTCACCAATAATGACCTTACATAGGCCATTAAACAGTTCGTTTTCAGTCACAAAACGTCCCGAAAAGGTCATGGGCTGTTTTTTAACCGAATAGGTGATGTTTTTCTCTTTCAGGGATTCCTCAGTCTCACCCACTCCGGCTATTTCGGGGTTCGTATAAACTACAGCCGGAACCGACGGGTAATTCATTTTATCGGAAATGCCGAGTATATGATTGGCAGCAACCTCCGCTTCACGCACTGCTGTGTGGGCCAACAACGAGAAGCCGGTTATATCGCCGCAAGCATAAATATTGGATTGCGAAGTTTGCATAACCTCATTTACAGCAATACCATTGCGGAAACGCTCCAATGTGAGGTTTTCCAGGCCATAACCGGTTAATACAGGTCGTCGTCCAACACTGATCAGCACTTTCTCCGAAGGCATAACCGTTTGTTCACCTTGTTTTTCGAGGGTGATTTCCGATTGATTTATGGACGTTACTTTAGTGCCCAACAGAAATTTTACACCTTTGCGCGTATACTCTTCCCGGAGCAAAGCCGATACTTCACAATCCATACCAGGCAGAATTTCATCAAGCATTTCCACTACGGTCACTCTGGAGCCAAGGCTATTGTATAATGAGGCAAACTCCAATCCGATTACACCGCCACCCACAATGGTCAACGATTCCGGCACCTCTTTACTTTCCAATGCTTCACGACTTGTCCAGTAAACAGTTTCTGTCAATCCCGGAATAGTAGGAATTACAGTTTCACTGCCGGTACACAAAATCAGCTTTGAAACAGAATACGTTTCTTCTCCACATTTTATTGATATCTGGTCGTTGGCAGCAGATAATACCTTAGCTTCACCGTTGATCATCGTAACATTATGAGCTGTAAGTTTTGCACGGATACCGGCAGTCAGCTTTTTGACGACTTTGGTTTTGCGTTGAAGTATTTTGGGAAGATCAAAGGAAGGTTCCGGGGAGGTGATACCATATTTGGCACTGTTCCTGATGGTATCGAGTATTTTAGCAGAGTAGAGCATGGTTTTAGTCGGGATACAACCCTCATTGAGACATACTCCACCCAGGGCTCTTTTTTCGAAGAGGACTATCTTCAATCCGCCCTTTGCGAGACGTTCGGCTACTGTATAGCCGGCGGGGCCACCGCCTATAATCGCTACATCAAATGCCATAGTGTGTTTTTCAAAGTTTCAGTCGCAAATTTATAGGAATAAATCAAAAGACAAAGACCAAACGCCATTTTTTCGAGGCCTGTTTTTCAGCATTTTGATAAAAAGGACTTACTCGGGATATTGCCTTCGAGGGCACTATTTTTATACTTGTCTAAATAGTGTTATTTTAACACCGAAAACAGAGGCATTAGACAACCTTTCTCTCAACGCTTTTGTTATAGTATTGAATGTAACCCTTAGCCATTTTGCCTATGAAACAAAACCCATTTTTAATCGTGAATTAAAACTGAGTAATGCCCTTCACGAGCAATAGCTTGAGGGCGGTAACCTTTAAAAGTTTAACTAATTCTTTATTCTATAGAAGAAAGTAAAATCAAATCGGAATCTTGCAGACAATCAGGAAAATGATCGAAACATATACGGGGACTGATTTTGGCCAACAACAAAACTACAGGTTAAAGGTAATTTATTCATCTCAGCGGCAGAAAGCCGTTATGGTAAAATCAGTTCCACGATGATTTCGACAAGACGCAAGTTCATAACACCTGAGTTGTCTGTCAGAAATCAGAAAAAAGTCTGAATGAAAAAAACAGATGTATTCGTGGTGAAAATTTATGGTAGTTCGTGTTAAGCTAGTTTGTAATTGGATGAAACCCAAGGCATCTACCATCAAGATACTCGCCCAGGCCGGTCAGGAAAACTGACCGGCTTTCTTATTTGTTATAAGATAAACCTCAGTAAATCTTTCCGTATGTTTAACCGAATCAAGATAATCCACTGGGCTCCCCGTATCATCTGCATATTGGCCATCCTTTTTATCAGCATCTTTGCGTTGGATGCCTTCAACCCGACATTCACGTTGTGGCAACAGCTCAGCGGGTTCTTTATCCATTTAATTCCCAGCTTCATTCTACTGGCCTTACTGATTCTATCCTGGAAGAAAGAACTTCTCGGAGGAATCTTATTTACCTTAATCGGTTGTATTCTAAGCCCGGTTATCTACCAGCACAATTTCAGCATGAATCATTCTGTACTGATGAGTCTGGGCATTATCCTGATTATTACGGTTCCGTTTGTAGTGGTCGGGGTATTATTTATCATCAGCCACTTCCTCAAAAAAGATAATCCCGACCATTTATGAGACTCTTTATCGGAATAGACCTTCCTCCAAAAATCAAGGTCAAGCTCAAACATTTCCAACACAAACTCAAAACGACCGGAACTAATGGTAGCTGGAAATCAAAGGAGACATTCCACATTACGTTGGAGTTTTTGGGCGAATTACCGGAAGATAGTGTTCCAATATTATCCGAAATCCTGAAGCAGGCTGCATCCGACAAGAACGAGTTCCGGTTGATGATTGAAGGGCTCAATGCTTTTCCCAATATAAAAAGAGCCCACACCTTATGGGCTGACGTAAAAGGAGATACAGACATATTAAATCAAATCAGAAATGAAATCCATTCGGCTCTGATAGAAAAGGGAATTCAGGTGCAATCTTCATCATTTGTACCGCACATCACCTTGCTTTCCCGCCCTAGACTTGCGGAACAACTTCCCCTTCTGAAGAAAAGTGCTGAGTTTTTCGTTCGCGAGATTATCTTATTCGAAAGCAAGGTTATTGATCACCGCAGAGAATATCCGGCCATTTACAAGGCCCGGTTGCAAGGCCAATTCTGACAAGCTTATAGTCTGAATTATTCGGATTGGGAAATAAGATTTCCTGGCGCCAGAGATAGGTCCCACCATGATTCACAATAAGTTTACTTTTGGTTCAGATAAAGTTTACTTTGTGGTATAATAGTGATATCACAGTAGTTAGATAGAGATATAATAGTGATAAAACACTCTTTATAAGGAGTATCTTATCTATGTAATAACATTGTTATTCAACCACAAAAATATCATCAATACATAAAGTCAACCAATGCTAAACCTATACACAACCCCGAACAGGGATTGAAGTTGTATAGCTGATGAAGAACTTCTTCACGAAGTTCTTCATCAGCTATACAACGCTTGACTATAAATATAAATTAGAAGTTACTTTCGCCACCTAAGCCACATTATTCTTAACTTTGCATTCTCAAAAGGAAATTTCATGGTAAAAAAATTCGACTTTTTGGTGATCGGCTCGGGATTAGCCGGTATGAGTTTTGCCCTCAAAGTAGCTCAAAAAGGAAAAGTAGCCATCGTCTGCAAAACTGAGCTGGAAGACGCCAACACCTACTATGCGCAAGGCGGAATTGCTTCCGTAACAAACGAACTGACCGATAATTTCACAAAGCATATTGAAGACACCCTGATTTGCGGAGACGGACTCTGCAACAAACAGGTCGTGGAAATGGTGGTAAAAAACGCACCTGACCAGATTAAGGAACTGGTAGATTGGGGCGTTAACTTCGACAAAAAGAAATCCGGTGAATTTGACCTGCACAAAGAGGGTGGACACTCTGAATTCCGGATCCTGCACCACAAGGATAATACGGGCGCCGAGATTCAGCAATCATTGATTGAAGAAATCAAGAAGCATCCGAACATCGAAATTTTCGAAAACCATTTTGCCATCGAGATAATCACCCAGCACCACCTGGGGCAAAAGGTAACCCGTCAAACTTCAAATATTGAATGCTACGGAGCTTACGTATTGGACGAAGCAACCAACCATATTGATACAATACTGGCCAAAATCACCCTGATGGCAACGGGCGGCGTCGGAAACATTTACCAAACGACAACCAATCCGGCAATTGCCACAGGCGATGGTATTGCCATGGTTTACCGGGCAAAGGGCACCGTCAGGGATATGGAATTTATCCAATTTCACCCGACAGCGCTTTACAACCCGAATGAACGCCCTTGTTTCCTGATTACGGAAGCCATGCGCGGTTATGGAGCCGTATTGCGCACCAAGGACGGGAAAGAGTTTATGCAAAAATACGATGAGCGCAAATCTCTTGCGCCCCGCGACATTGTAGCCCGTGCTATCGACAACGAAATGAAAAACCGGGGAGACGAATATGTCTATCTCGATGTCACCCATAAAAATGCGGAAGAGACCAAAGCGCACTTCCCCAACATTTACCAGAAATGCCTGAGTCTGGGCATTGATATTACCAAAGACTATATCCAGGTCGCACCGGCTGCCCACTTTCTTTGTGGTGGAATCGAAGTGGATATGAACGCCCGTTCATCCATCAACCGCCTTTACGCTGCCGGAGAATGTAGTTGTACCGGCCTCCACGGAGCCAACCGACTTGCATCCAATTCTCTTCTGGAGGCAATTGTTTATGCCGATGCGGCAGCAAAACATTCCTGCTCCATCATAGACTCCATCAGTTTCAATGAAAAAGTTCCGGCCTGGAATGATGAAGGTACGTCCCTGAATGAGGAGATGGTACTCATCACCCAGAGTGTAAAGGAGGTCAATCAGATTATGTCCACTTATGTGGGTATAGTGCGAAGCAATCTTCGTCTGAAACGCGCATTTGAGCGTCTTGAAATTCTCTATAAAGAGACCGAAAGCCTGTTCCAGCGCTCTGTGGTGTCAAAGCAAATCTGCGAATTGCGTAACAGTATATTCTGCGGATACATCATCATCATGCACGCCATGGCGCGTAAAGAGAGCCGCGGACTCCATTATACCATCGACTATCCGAAAAAATGCAAAAACTCAAAATAAACGATGTCTTTACCTTTAGCCGAGCGACTTCGACCCAAAAACCTCGATGAATACATCGGGCAAAAACATCTGGTAGGCAAAAATGCCATTCTTCGCCGGATGATTGATGCCGGAAATGTATCGTCGTTTATCCTCTGGGGCCCTCCCGGAGTGGGAAAAACTACGCTCGCCCGCATTATTTCCACACAACTCGATGTTCCTTTTTATACATTGAGTGCCATTAATGCAGGGGTGAAGGATGTTCGTGAAGTGATTGACAAAGCAAAGAGCCAACGCTTCTTCAATACCCGCAGCCCGATTCTTTTCATAGATGAAATCCACCGTTTCAGCAAAGCGCAACAGGACTCGCTACTCGGCGCGGTGGAAAACGGCACGGTTACCCTAATCGGTGCAACCACCGAAAATCCCTCTTTCGAAGTCATTCGTCCATTGCTTTCCCGTGCACAGGTGTATGTGCTCAAATCGCTGGAAAAGAAAGACCTGCTCGAACTACTGGAAAGAGCCATCACCACCGATATTGAGCTGAAAGAAAAAAATATCGTTCTGAAGGAGACTGACGCTCTGCTTCGTTTCTCCGGAGGTGACGCCCGTAAACTGCTCAATATTCTGGAACTGGTCATCAATGCCGAACACGGCGATGCCATCGAAATCACCGACCAGATAGTCACCGAACGCCTTCAGGAGAATCCGTCAGCGTATGATAAAGGCGGTGAAATGCATTACGATATCATTTCCGCATTCATCAAATCAATCCGCGGCAGTGACCCCGAAGCAGCAATATATTGGTTGGCTCGCATGGTAGCGGGTGGTGAAGATCCGAAATTTATTGCCCGACGCCTCGTCATTTCAGCAGCCGAAGATATTGGTCTGGCAAATCCAAACGCTTTGCTTTTGGCAAATGCGACATTCGATGCATTGCAGAAAATCGGATGGCCGGAAGGTCGTATCATATTGGCAGAAACGACAATTTACCTGGCATCCAGTCCCAAGAGTAATTCGGCTTACTTATCTATTGATGACGCTTTGGCAATGGTACGTGAAACCGGAGATTTACCGGTCCCGCTTCATTTGCGAAATGCTCCGACCCAACTGATGAAAGAGTTGGATTACGGCAAAGAGTACAAATATTCTCACGATTTTGCCAATAACTTCGTGAAACAGGACTTTCTTCCCCGCGAATTGAAAGGTAAAACCATCTGGACTCCGCAAGCTAATCCGGCAGAAGCCAAGCTCAAAGAACACCTCAACCGCCTTTGGAAAGACCGCTTCCAGTAAAAATTGTTGCGCAAAGTTTTAAACACTGTGCAACAACAAGTATTCCCGATAAAGAATTCAATTTCAAATCAATATCCGAAAGCAATTTTGGAAGATTTTGCAATACAAAATGATTGTGGTACGCGAAAAATGTATTAATTTCGCCCCACATTTTTCCCTGTATCAGAATATACTAAAATAAATTCAGATGAAAAAGCACAATTTTTTTGCAGGACCGTCTATTCTAAGCGAATACACCATTAAAAACACAGCTGCTGCTGTATTGGATTTCGCAGGAACAGGATTGTCTATCTTGGAGATTTCTCACAGAGAGAAAGAGTTCATCGCAGTTGTGGACGAAGCTCGCGCGTTAGTAAAAGAACTTTTGAACGTACCTGCAGGGTACGACGTAGTTTTCTTAGGCGGTGGGGCAAGCTTGCAATTCTGCATGGTTCCTTTCAACTTTCTTGAGAAAAAAGCGGCTTACCTGCAAACAGGTACCTGGGCAACAAAAGCACTTAAAGAAGCTCAGCTTTTTGGTGAAGTTGACATCGTTGCTTCTTCAAAAGATGCAAACTACTCTTATATTCCAAAAGATTACGTTATTCCGGAAGACGCAGAATATTTCCACTTTTGCTCAAACAACACCATTTTCGGAACTCAAATGCGTTTCGATCCGGATGTAAAAACCCGTCTGATTGCAGATATGTCATCTGACATCTTCTCTCGTCCGATCGACATTTCTAAATACGATTTGATTTACGCCGGTGCGCAGAAAAACCTGGCTCCTGCCGGTGTAACTATCGCTATCGTTCGCGAAGATGCTTTGGGACGCGTTACCCGTAAAATCCCTACCATGTTGAACTACAAAACTCACATCGAAAACGAGTCAATGTT
Proteins encoded in this window:
- a CDS encoding sodium ion-translocating decarboxylase subunit beta, which gives rise to MNSGLFTSFFSGILSLGIGEIIMLLVGATLIYLAIKKNYEPALLLPIGFGTLMANIPFSSAVGHDGALTVFFNAGIITEIFPLLIFVAVGAMIDFTPLFRNPMLLLFGAAAQFGIFMTMAFATLLGFDLKEAASIGIIGAADGPTSIYVATRFAQNLLGPISVAAYSYMALVPIIQPPIINALTTKQERMIRMTGHCRPISKTTLILFPIIVTVIAGLIAPTSVALIGFLMFGNLIRECGVLNSLSKSAQNELANLVTILLGITIASTMTADSFLKVDTLMILGLGLFAFIFDTAGGVLFAKLLNLVLPKHLKVNPMVGAAGISAFPMSARVIQKMGQDNDPNNYLLMYAASANVGGQIGSVIAGGIILAIIPLLS
- a CDS encoding acyl-CoA dehydrogenase family protein, with product MNFYLDNPDLKHHLDHPLMRRIVELRERNYTDAQQFDYAPMDFEDAMDSYEKVLDIVGEICGDIVAPNAESIDQEGPHVVDGRVVYAKGTKENLDALVKAGLMGISLPRRYNGMNFSLVPYIMAADMVSRADAGFVNIWGLQDCAETIYEFANDDQRKKFLPRVCAGETMAMDLTEPDAGSDLQAVMLKATYSEQDGCWYLNGVKRFITNGDGHISLVLARSEDGTKDGRGLSMFLYDKYDGGVTVRRIENKMGIKGSPTCELVFRNAKAELCGDRKMGLIKYVMALMNSARLGITAQSVGVSESAYREALAYAKERKQFGKSIIEFPAVYEMLSIMKAKLDATRSLLYETTRFVDMYKTLEDIARERKLTPEERNEMKKYQKLADACTPLGKGMASEYCNQNAYDCIQIHGGSGFMKDYACERIYRDARITSIYEGTTQLQVVAAIRHVTTGSYLAMIRDYETQEIAPELTSLRTRLIAMTNAFEKTVEDVKAVGDNEFIDFHARRMVEMAGHIIMGYLLLHDASRCEDFRKSAEVYINFGEAAVQGHAQFIEGFTVECLDIYRK
- a CDS encoding electron transfer flavoprotein subunit alpha/FixB family protein — encoded protein: MNNLFVYCEIEDGIVADVSLELLTKGRSLANQLKCKLEAIVIGSKLEGIESQIFPYGADTVYLADDSRLYPYTSLPHTSVLVNLFKEQKPQICLMGATSIGRDLGPRVSSALHSGLTADCTALEIGDHEEKKENKVYKDLLYQIRPAFGGNIVATIINPECRPQMATVREGVMRKEIFNLQHKGKVVKLDVAKYVSDADFVVDVIERHIEKSKVNLKASPIIVAGGYGVGSKENFQLLYDLAATIGGEVGASRAAVDAGYAGHDRQIGQTGVTVRPKLYIACGISGQIQHIAGMQESSIIIAINNDENAPINTIADYVINGTVEEVIPKMIKYYKKNSK
- a CDS encoding electron transfer flavoprotein subunit beta/FixA family protein yields the protein MSLKIIVLAKQVPDTRNVGKDAMKADGTVNRAALPAIFNPEDLNALEQALALKEKHPGTTVHLLTMGPGRAADIIREGLYRGADGGILLTDRAFAGADTLATSYALACAIRKLGEYDLIICGRQAIDGDTAQVGPQVAEKLGISQITYAEEVQSVDADKIRVKRRLERGVEVVEAKLPILITVNGTAPECRPRNAKLIQKYKYAKTVTEKQNMNVDYTDLFDNRPYLNLIEWGVADVNAELEQVGLSGSPTKVKKIENVVFQAKESLVISPSDRDIDILMYDLIANHTIG
- the lpdA gene encoding dihydrolipoyl dehydrogenase, translating into MAFDVAIIGGGPAGYTVAERLAKGGLKIVLFEKRALGGVCLNEGCIPTKTMLYSAKILDTIRNSAKYGITSPEPSFDLPKILQRKTKVVKKLTAGIRAKLTAHNVTMINGEAKVLSAANDQISIKCGEETYSVSKLILCTGSETVIPTIPGLTETVYWTSREALESKEVPESLTIVGGGVIGLEFASLYNSLGSRVTVVEMLDEILPGMDCEVSALLREEYTRKGVKFLLGTKVTSINQSEITLEKQGEQTVMPSEKVLISVGRRPVLTGYGLENLTLERFRNGIAVNEVMQTSQSNIYACGDITGFSLLAHTAVREAEVAANHILGISDKMNYPSVPAVVYTNPEIAGVGETEESLKEKNITYSVKKQPMTFSGRFVTENELFNGLCKVIIGENEKILGVHIFGNPASEIIALAGMAIEHGLTLSQWQRTVFPHPTVGEIFKEV
- the thpR gene encoding RNA 2',3'-cyclic phosphodiesterase, coding for MRLFIGIDLPPKIKVKLKHFQHKLKTTGTNGSWKSKETFHITLEFLGELPEDSVPILSEILKQAASDKNEFRLMIEGLNAFPNIKRAHTLWADVKGDTDILNQIRNEIHSALIEKGIQVQSSSFVPHITLLSRPRLAEQLPLLKKSAEFFVREIILFESKVIDHRREYPAIYKARLQGQF
- the nadB gene encoding L-aspartate oxidase; protein product: MVKKFDFLVIGSGLAGMSFALKVAQKGKVAIVCKTELEDANTYYAQGGIASVTNELTDNFTKHIEDTLICGDGLCNKQVVEMVVKNAPDQIKELVDWGVNFDKKKSGEFDLHKEGGHSEFRILHHKDNTGAEIQQSLIEEIKKHPNIEIFENHFAIEIITQHHLGQKVTRQTSNIECYGAYVLDEATNHIDTILAKITLMATGGVGNIYQTTTNPAIATGDGIAMVYRAKGTVRDMEFIQFHPTALYNPNERPCFLITEAMRGYGAVLRTKDGKEFMQKYDERKSLAPRDIVARAIDNEMKNRGDEYVYLDVTHKNAEETKAHFPNIYQKCLSLGIDITKDYIQVAPAAHFLCGGIEVDMNARSSINRLYAAGECSCTGLHGANRLASNSLLEAIVYADAAAKHSCSIIDSISFNEKVPAWNDEGTSLNEEMVLITQSVKEVNQIMSTYVGIVRSNLRLKRAFERLEILYKETESLFQRSVVSKQICELRNSIFCGYIIIMHAMARKESRGLHYTIDYPKKCKNSK